In the genome of Segatella copri, one region contains:
- a CDS encoding BACON domain-containing protein, with the protein MKKIKHLMIWIGLLLSLVSCKDTMEAIGLGGDEIPAEGLVLTLQLTNFTKQQIGTRAGTSETVKSLCAVFYGDNNEYLGKADCNSTLSQQSDGSYKVKITNVPAGTKNVHLVANASDMTESEAQDLQSLTAAKERDPQLDAPICWGEISIDKLLEANPSVTMLRQCAKISLEIDNSIQSNFTNAGLYVYNMANKAAIAPAKYIEPTTDDLAESTDLSEEANPLGGGTATTVAVNETSAGKAMVIIKAKYKKSEEEDYREGYYKVALYKNDKKAQYALLRNHHYTIKVTKVNDYGFSTIDEAKKSQPENRLEVEVRDDNPEITQMIACKDYELGVSDYQEINANTTEATVTIVTTLPKATSSDGKLYGVKENNAWITAWQQETENDISETSRSSKGKKYTLKLTLKKNNQSENPRTGTITVTSGDLSLDITIKQTGFDFRKEDPDRTVTMQYNNSPVAPNYFKWLDEDVQGITPEEMQGAVRNDGLHFCVGTANITYLIPKLDKDIIIKKDNKINVEEDNGKWKVSLTNTTASKDLWKSSFTIINKAGIKITYPVYHTGIFHKIDESSKIYTDYQLTENGDNTKKVKGWFYYGVVKVQGKKADETTTTYYMLDRNLGASNNGYYAPDVVALEKNNKAIGGYFCISEKKSTSDATQDLSSTLAPTGYTIPTDAVFEELVNAGNLEVVPQSTSLGETYNCVRIKTVDSELPYIYLPMGGFLEGESHKNPIHVNLWTKTLLSGTQGFSADSPEYGFWYRYFDVYNKRIGLSNMRFVSGSNGNNNGRYKAMPIRLILE; encoded by the coding sequence ATGAAGAAGATCAAACATTTAATGATATGGATAGGATTGCTCCTCAGCCTTGTTTCCTGCAAGGATACGATGGAGGCTATCGGACTCGGCGGGGATGAAATCCCTGCCGAGGGACTTGTCTTGACCCTTCAATTGACCAACTTCACCAAGCAACAGATTGGTACAAGAGCGGGGACCTCGGAGACAGTCAAATCGCTCTGCGCTGTGTTCTATGGAGATAATAACGAATACTTAGGCAAGGCAGATTGCAATTCTACCTTATCACAGCAGTCTGATGGCAGCTACAAGGTAAAGATAACCAATGTACCTGCTGGTACCAAGAATGTACATCTTGTAGCCAATGCCAGCGACATGACGGAGAGCGAGGCACAAGACTTGCAGTCTCTCACTGCTGCTAAGGAGAGAGACCCTCAGCTTGATGCCCCTATTTGCTGGGGTGAAATTTCAATAGATAAACTTTTGGAAGCTAATCCTTCTGTGACGATGTTGCGCCAATGCGCCAAGATTAGTTTGGAGATAGACAATAGCATCCAGAGTAATTTCACCAATGCAGGCTTGTACGTCTATAACATGGCAAACAAGGCAGCCATAGCTCCTGCCAAATATATTGAGCCTACGACCGATGACTTGGCAGAATCTACTGATCTCAGTGAGGAAGCCAACCCATTGGGCGGCGGTACCGCAACCACCGTGGCAGTAAATGAAACTTCTGCAGGCAAGGCAATGGTGATCATCAAGGCGAAATATAAGAAAAGTGAAGAAGAAGATTATAGAGAAGGATATTATAAGGTGGCACTCTACAAGAATGACAAAAAGGCCCAATATGCCTTGCTCCGCAACCACCATTATACCATCAAGGTAACCAAGGTAAACGACTATGGCTTCTCTACGATTGATGAGGCTAAGAAGAGTCAGCCAGAGAATAGACTGGAAGTAGAGGTGCGGGACGATAACCCTGAAATCACCCAAATGATAGCTTGCAAAGACTATGAACTGGGAGTGAGCGATTATCAGGAGATAAATGCAAACACAACAGAGGCTACCGTAACCATTGTTACTACCTTGCCAAAGGCAACGAGTAGTGATGGTAAGCTATATGGTGTCAAGGAAAATAATGCTTGGATAACCGCTTGGCAGCAAGAGACCGAGAATGATATATCAGAGACAAGCAGATCTTCTAAAGGCAAGAAATATACCTTGAAGCTTACGCTTAAAAAGAATAACCAATCAGAGAATCCACGTACAGGAACCATCACCGTTACTTCTGGCGACCTTTCTCTTGATATAACCATCAAGCAGACGGGCTTCGATTTCAGAAAAGAAGATCCTGATAGAACCGTTACCATGCAGTATAATAACTCCCCCGTAGCTCCCAACTATTTCAAATGGTTGGACGAGGATGTGCAAGGCATCACTCCTGAAGAAATGCAAGGGGCTGTGAGAAATGATGGTTTGCATTTCTGCGTGGGAACAGCAAATATCACGTATCTTATCCCTAAACTAGATAAAGATATTATTATTAAAAAGGATAATAAAATCAATGTGGAAGAAGATAATGGTAAATGGAAGGTAAGCCTTACCAATACTACGGCAAGCAAGGATTTGTGGAAGTCTTCATTTACCATCATCAACAAGGCTGGCATCAAGATCACCTATCCTGTTTATCATACTGGTATCTTCCATAAGATAGATGAGTCTTCCAAGATATATACTGATTATCAGCTGACAGAAAACGGGGATAACACGAAGAAGGTGAAGGGCTGGTTCTATTATGGTGTGGTAAAGGTACAGGGAAAGAAGGCCGATGAAACCACCACTACTTATTATATGTTAGACCGCAACCTAGGTGCATCCAACAATGGTTACTATGCCCCAGATGTGGTGGCACTGGAAAAGAACAACAAAGCCATTGGTGGCTATTTCTGTATCTCTGAAAAAAAGAGCACCAGCGATGCCACTCAGGATCTCTCCAGCACCTTGGCACCAACAGGCTATACCATTCCAACTGATGCCGTGTTCGAAGAATTAGTTAATGCAGGCAATCTGGAGGTGGTACCACAGTCCACATCGTTAGGAGAAACCTACAACTGCGTGCGTATCAAGACGGTGGATTCCGAGTTGCCATACATCTATCTGCCTATGGGTGGATTCTTGGAGGGCGAGAGCCATAAGAACCCTATCCATGTGAATCTCTGGACCAAGACTTTGCTGTCAGGTACGCAGGGCTTCAGTGCCGATAGTCCTGAATATGGTTTCTGGTATAGATACTTTGATGTTTACAACAAGAGGATAGGATTATCCAATATGAGATTCGTGAGTGGTAGCAACGGCAATAACAATGGCCGCTACAAGGCGATGCCAATACGCCTGATTCTGGAATAA
- a CDS encoding NCS2 family permease — translation MNKLKALLGFDPKTTTVKTELIAGMTTFLTMCYILAVNPTILATTGMDKGALFTATAIASAIATFLLAFMAKLPFAQAPSMGLNAFFAFTLCQAMGLTWQQALAVLLVEGIIFLAITFLNIRDKILECIPKNLRFAISAGIGMFIAFIGLKNAGIITANADTFVQLGKFTPVSILGLISILLCGCLMARRVKGSLFIAIIISTLIGIPMGVTQFSDNWMPVSTPHSIAPIFCQFDFSGFFTPKMFMVVFSLLLVNIFDTIGTVLGLVSKLGIKENEKGEIPGVKEAMMSDAIGTTAGALLGSSTITTYVESASGVAEGGKSGLTSFFVGLMFILSIFLAPIFLLIPSAATSGALVMVGVLMIDSFKKIELEDISESFPAFITMITMVLCYSIADGICLGILSYVLIKMMVGKFKDLNLTLYILSVFLLINYAFG, via the coding sequence ATGAATAAATTAAAAGCATTGTTGGGCTTCGACCCGAAGACTACTACGGTTAAGACTGAGTTGATAGCTGGTATGACAACCTTCTTGACCATGTGTTACATCCTGGCAGTAAACCCTACCATCCTTGCCACCACAGGCATGGACAAGGGCGCTCTCTTTACTGCCACAGCCATCGCTTCTGCCATCGCCACCTTCCTGCTGGCTTTCATGGCAAAACTGCCTTTTGCCCAGGCTCCCAGCATGGGACTGAATGCCTTCTTCGCCTTCACCCTTTGTCAGGCAATGGGATTGACCTGGCAGCAGGCATTGGCAGTGTTGCTCGTAGAGGGTATCATCTTCCTTGCCATCACCTTCCTCAATATCCGCGATAAGATATTGGAGTGTATTCCGAAGAACCTTCGATTCGCCATTTCGGCAGGTATTGGTATGTTTATCGCCTTTATCGGTTTGAAGAATGCGGGCATCATTACTGCCAATGCGGATACTTTCGTGCAGCTTGGCAAGTTTACACCAGTTAGTATCCTGGGTCTCATCAGCATCCTGCTCTGTGGCTGTCTGATGGCGAGAAGAGTGAAGGGCTCCCTGTTCATCGCCATCATCATCTCTACCTTGATTGGTATTCCGATGGGTGTAACCCAGTTCTCTGACAACTGGATGCCGGTATCTACACCTCACAGCATTGCTCCAATCTTCTGCCAGTTCGATTTCTCGGGCTTCTTTACACCAAAGATGTTTATGGTGGTTTTCTCCCTGTTGCTTGTCAACATCTTCGATACCATCGGAACGGTGTTGGGACTGGTTTCCAAGTTGGGTATCAAGGAGAATGAAAAGGGTGAGATTCCGGGCGTAAAGGAGGCGATGATGAGTGATGCCATCGGTACCACAGCCGGTGCCCTGCTGGGTAGCTCTACCATTACCACTTATGTGGAGAGTGCTTCGGGAGTTGCCGAGGGTGGAAAGTCGGGTTTGACATCTTTCTTTGTGGGTTTGATGTTTATCCTGAGCATCTTTTTAGCTCCTATCTTCCTGCTGATTCCGAGTGCAGCCACCAGTGGCGCCCTGGTAATGGTGGGTGTATTGATGATTGATTCGTTCAAGAAGATTGAGTTGGAGGATATTTCAGAATCGTTCCCAGCCTTCATCACGATGATTACGATGGTGCTCTGCTACAGCATCGCCGATGGCATCTGCCTCGGCATTCTGAGTTATGTATTGATCAAGATGATGGTGGGTAAGTTCAAGGATTTGAATCTTACGCTCTATATCCTGAGCGTCTTCCTGCTCATCAATTATGCTTTCGGATAA
- a CDS encoding FimB/Mfa2 family fimbrial subunit: MANNKLHSWIKNIRMEWGFDSLAAISRTAAFSSIVALGSMLSSCNDLMHDDLPSCDMGVDLQFKYDYNVQRADMFNDHVGGVSVFVYDQQGKFITRQDAYNSATSQPLKDHNYTMRLNLEPGKYRFATFAFQKKYEETRTHNGAKFQIAIPQVGSDIKDLNVRLDRTSPNRQNAQSPDGNDPEDNPAVVENQSLPLDTLWQGLSDHLVEVKDLQVTKHTISLVRDTKQLTVRLHQLNEPTNINADDFSYQITDANGYINYDNSLLPDEELRYTPYKTWTTEFKDQDGKVTERTAIAALMFSRVVLHPVTENDKNAILSIWNKKTGEEVVRINLADCLAQGRGAFENMNYSAQEFLDREYDYKLDFFLKGDQWQYMQLGISILDWSKRIQRVDL, encoded by the coding sequence ATGGCAAACAATAAGTTACATAGTTGGATCAAGAATATACGCATGGAATGGGGATTCGACAGCTTGGCAGCTATCAGCCGCACGGCAGCATTCAGCAGCATCGTCGCTCTCGGCAGCATGCTCAGCAGCTGCAACGACTTGATGCACGACGACCTCCCTTCTTGCGATATGGGAGTTGACCTGCAGTTCAAGTACGACTACAACGTGCAACGTGCCGACATGTTCAATGATCATGTAGGCGGAGTTAGCGTGTTCGTATATGATCAGCAGGGTAAATTCATCACTCGCCAAGATGCCTACAACAGTGCGACATCGCAGCCGCTGAAAGACCATAACTATACCATGCGCCTGAATCTGGAACCGGGCAAATATCGCTTCGCCACCTTCGCCTTCCAGAAGAAATACGAAGAAACCCGTACGCATAATGGAGCCAAATTCCAAATCGCCATTCCCCAGGTAGGCAGCGACATCAAGGATTTGAATGTAAGGCTCGACCGCACCAGTCCGAATCGCCAGAATGCCCAAAGCCCTGACGGCAACGACCCGGAGGATAATCCAGCTGTCGTAGAGAATCAATCTCTCCCACTCGACACACTCTGGCAGGGACTCAGCGACCATCTCGTAGAAGTAAAAGACTTACAGGTAACAAAACATACCATCAGCCTCGTCAGAGATACCAAGCAGCTCACCGTCCGACTGCACCAGCTCAACGAGCCTACCAACATCAATGCCGACGACTTCAGTTATCAGATAACCGATGCCAACGGCTACATCAACTACGACAATTCCCTCCTCCCCGACGAGGAGTTAAGATACACTCCATACAAGACATGGACCACCGAATTCAAGGATCAAGATGGCAAAGTAACAGAACGAACAGCCATCGCAGCCCTGATGTTCAGTAGAGTCGTACTTCATCCCGTAACCGAGAATGACAAGAATGCGATACTGAGCATCTGGAATAAGAAGACGGGCGAAGAGGTGGTCCGCATCAACCTAGCCGATTGTCTCGCCCAAGGCAGAGGAGCCTTCGAGAACATGAACTATTCGGCACAGGAGTTCCTGGATAGAGAATACGACTACAAGCTCGACTTCTTCCTCAAAGGCGACCAGTGGCAGTATATGCAACTCGGCATCTCCATCCTCGACTGGAGCAAGCGCATACAGCGTGTCGACTTATAA
- a CDS encoding family 43 glycosylhydrolase: MKAQLAPQNPLVVDTPMVHDPVMAYENGKYYLYCTGHGITQMTSTDRKHWTLSREGVLKNEEIPAWTHDSVPGFETHIWAPDVIRFKNKWYLAYSCSTFGKNTSAIGLLSNTSLSDKDGWKDEGCLVASKGDRDNWNAIDPNFIVDEKGNPWLTWGSFWDGIQMIKLDKKTMHVKKGAKPQTIARRHAVGDASAEPNPTSKFAGTNAIEAPFIMKHGGYYYLFVSWDYCCRGIKSNYRVAVGRSRKVAGPYLDKEGKDMRNGGGTLLLEGDKKEYEAMGHCSAYSFPDGDYFFCHGYSVPKNGASILVQKKINWTNDGWLTLE; encoded by the coding sequence ATGAAGGCGCAGCTGGCTCCCCAGAACCCCCTTGTAGTGGATACACCGATGGTACACGACCCCGTGATGGCGTATGAGAATGGCAAGTACTATCTCTACTGTACGGGACATGGCATCACGCAGATGACATCCACCGACCGCAAGCATTGGACTTTAAGTAGGGAAGGCGTGCTGAAGAATGAGGAAATTCCGGCATGGACGCATGATAGTGTGCCGGGCTTTGAAACCCATATCTGGGCTCCGGATGTTATCCGTTTCAAGAACAAATGGTATTTGGCTTATTCCTGTTCCACTTTTGGCAAGAATACTTCTGCCATCGGTTTGCTGAGCAATACCTCCTTATCTGATAAGGATGGATGGAAGGATGAGGGCTGCCTCGTTGCCTCTAAGGGTGATAGAGACAACTGGAATGCCATCGACCCAAATTTCATCGTTGATGAGAAGGGAAATCCATGGCTTACCTGGGGGTCTTTCTGGGATGGTATCCAGATGATTAAGTTGGATAAGAAGACGATGCATGTCAAGAAGGGTGCCAAGCCTCAGACCATTGCCCGCCGTCATGCCGTGGGCGATGCATCAGCAGAACCGAATCCAACCTCTAAGTTTGCCGGCACCAATGCCATCGAGGCTCCTTTCATCATGAAGCATGGTGGCTATTACTATCTCTTCGTGAGCTGGGATTACTGCTGCCGTGGCATCAAGAGCAACTATCGTGTTGCCGTAGGCAGGAGCAGGAAGGTGGCTGGTCCTTATTTGGATAAAGAAGGCAAGGATATGCGCAATGGCGGTGGCACCTTGCTGCTTGAAGGTGATAAGAAGGAATATGAGGCGATGGGTCATTGCTCAGCCTACTCCTTCCCCGATGGCGATTACTTCTTCTGCCATGGTTACAGTGTGCCGAAGAATGGTGCCAGCATTCTGGTTCAGAAGAAAATCAATTGGACTAATGATGGATGGTTAACATTAGAATAA
- a CDS encoding glycoside hydrolase family 43 protein produces MKKLILSMLGLAAIGASAQTQVGDNDLTNAYTSRSYSKRVVCHDPSIVVDDITNPSAPTYYIYGSHLGRGKTTAAKNYQEWSTFKAGEEATSNVNSLFANKQGTLVNYANAYASHLITEVKNCKGETVKFGNFNAHGWQYKGNNVKGMQWAPDIVYNKTMKKWCMYMSLNGDNWCSSIVCFVSDNIEGPWAYQGPVVFSGFQGSYAHNSYAAADDWKHTDYAIATGETALPTRYKVGKSWGTYWPNCIDPCVFYDDNDNLWMSYGSWSGGIFMIKLDKTNGLRDYTYTFPYEVNGKTVTPGAASANCTSDPYFGKKIAGGYYVSGEASYIQKIGKYYFLFMSYGGLTSDGGYQMRIFRSENPDGPYKDCYGTSALFKSYKMNYSSTTADNRGVLLFGGYQWDAMSGAEIAQGHNSAFVDKLNRSFVVYHTRFSNGGEGHQVRVHQLFLNDEGWLMAAPFEFDGETITDEAIASKASIADADIAGDYQFMRHQYGQNTKAKAFETPVNITLNADGTITGAEKGTWKRTAGTDYIYLTINNVVYRGVLVKQTIDYTNIPAIAISALSSSSGSLTIGQNSFTYQQEVWAVKADAKAAIKYTLNKLTVPFSNGATLNAAPTLPTQGKMGAKIAWKSSDTSVLTDDGKVKGKGKVTLTMTISKDDYEYVKDYNLNIDAEAEESTPVYYPVSALKNTTSAWWTNFSADYKLQAGKKAQFKFYNYSNATNNWCNWALYGANKTHGVAGYTEYFGIRCDNWNNTTNSNTGCVSNYVWDTFKNDMNGSLVEMTVEYAANGVFKMTATITTTSKKVYNYSFSTTIASKPSQLNLFFVNEGSYIDGSSLVDTGIASPIIFQKKTDGKWYNLAGQQVDKSYKGVVVVNGRKFVNK; encoded by the coding sequence ATGAAGAAATTAATACTCTCTATGTTGGGGCTTGCTGCCATCGGTGCAAGTGCCCAGACACAGGTCGGCGATAACGACCTGACGAATGCTTATACGTCGAGATCATATAGTAAGCGTGTGGTTTGCCACGACCCATCCATCGTGGTGGATGACATCACCAACCCTAGCGCGCCTACCTATTATATATATGGATCTCACCTGGGTAGAGGCAAGACTACTGCTGCCAAAAACTACCAGGAATGGTCCACATTCAAGGCTGGCGAGGAGGCAACAAGCAATGTAAACAGCCTCTTTGCCAACAAGCAGGGAACATTGGTCAACTATGCCAATGCTTATGCTTCTCATCTCATCACAGAGGTGAAGAACTGCAAGGGCGAAACCGTGAAGTTCGGCAACTTCAATGCCCACGGCTGGCAGTATAAGGGCAATAACGTGAAGGGCATGCAGTGGGCACCAGACATCGTATACAACAAGACCATGAAGAAATGGTGCATGTATATGAGTCTGAATGGTGATAACTGGTGCTCTTCCATCGTATGTTTTGTTTCTGATAACATTGAAGGTCCTTGGGCTTATCAGGGTCCGGTGGTCTTCTCCGGTTTCCAGGGGTCATACGCTCACAACTCATACGCTGCTGCGGATGACTGGAAGCATACCGACTATGCCATCGCCACTGGCGAAACCGCTCTTCCTACCCGCTATAAGGTAGGCAAGAGTTGGGGAACCTATTGGCCAAACTGCATCGACCCATGCGTCTTCTACGATGACAACGATAATCTCTGGATGAGCTATGGCTCATGGTCGGGCGGTATCTTTATGATTAAGTTGGATAAGACCAATGGACTCCGCGACTATACCTATACCTTCCCTTATGAGGTGAATGGCAAGACTGTCACTCCGGGTGCTGCCAGTGCCAACTGTACCAGCGACCCTTACTTCGGCAAAAAGATTGCAGGCGGATATTACGTATCAGGCGAGGCTAGCTATATTCAGAAGATAGGCAAGTACTACTTCCTCTTCATGAGCTATGGTGGCTTGACCAGCGATGGCGGTTACCAGATGCGCATCTTCCGTTCTGAGAATCCGGATGGACCTTACAAGGATTGCTATGGCACATCGGCTCTCTTCAAGAGTTATAAGATGAACTATAGTTCTACTACAGCCGACAACCGTGGCGTATTGCTCTTTGGCGGTTACCAGTGGGATGCGATGAGCGGTGCTGAGATTGCACAGGGGCATAACTCTGCGTTCGTTGACAAGCTGAATCGTTCTTTCGTGGTTTATCACACCCGTTTCAGCAATGGTGGTGAAGGTCATCAGGTGCGTGTTCATCAGCTCTTCCTCAACGATGAGGGCTGGTTGATGGCAGCTCCATTCGAGTTTGACGGTGAGACCATCACCGATGAGGCGATTGCATCCAAGGCATCTATCGCAGATGCAGACATTGCAGGTGACTATCAGTTCATGCGTCATCAGTATGGTCAGAATACCAAGGCAAAGGCTTTCGAGACACCAGTCAACATCACCCTCAATGCCGATGGAACCATCACTGGTGCTGAAAAGGGAACCTGGAAGCGTACGGCGGGTACTGATTACATCTACCTGACCATCAACAATGTGGTTTATCGTGGTGTATTGGTGAAGCAGACCATCGACTATACCAATATCCCAGCCATCGCCATTTCTGCTCTCTCATCATCAAGCGGCAGTCTGACTATCGGACAGAATAGCTTTACCTATCAGCAGGAGGTTTGGGCAGTAAAGGCTGATGCCAAGGCAGCCATCAAGTACACCCTCAACAAGCTGACAGTGCCATTCTCTAATGGAGCAACCTTGAATGCGGCTCCTACTTTGCCTACCCAGGGCAAGATGGGCGCAAAGATTGCCTGGAAATCGAGCGATACTTCTGTATTGACCGATGACGGCAAGGTGAAGGGTAAAGGCAAGGTCACCCTGACCATGACCATCAGCAAGGACGACTATGAGTATGTGAAGGATTATAACCTGAATATCGATGCTGAGGCTGAGGAAAGTACTCCGGTTTATTATCCTGTTTCTGCACTGAAGAATACAACTTCTGCTTGGTGGACCAACTTCTCGGCAGATTATAAGTTGCAGGCTGGTAAGAAGGCTCAGTTTAAGTTCTATAACTATAGTAATGCCACAAACAACTGGTGCAACTGGGCTTTGTATGGTGCCAACAAGACACATGGTGTGGCTGGCTATACCGAGTATTTCGGTATCCGTTGTGATAATTGGAACAATACCACCAATTCTAACACTGGGTGTGTAAGCAATTATGTTTGGGATACCTTCAAGAATGATATGAACGGGTCTTTGGTTGAAATGACTGTGGAGTATGCTGCTAATGGTGTCTTCAAGATGACAGCCACAATCACAACTACCAGCAAGAAGGTATATAACTACTCGTTTTCAACCACCATTGCCAGCAAGCCTAGCCAGCTTAACCTGTTCTTCGTAAACGAGGGCTCTTACATCGATGGCTCTAGTCTTGTAGATACAGGCATTGCAAGCCCTATCATCTTCCAGAAGAAGACGGATGGCAAGTGGTACAACCTGGCTGGTCAGCAGGTAGACAAGAGCTACAAGGGTGTAGTTGTTGTAAACGGCAGAAAATTCGTGAACAAGTAA
- a CDS encoding alpha-L-arabinofuranosidase C-terminal domain-containing protein, with amino-acid sequence MNKKRQFLLSTVLATTLAANAQVTIHVDASNPGVKVSPNLYGIFFEDINHAADGGLYAELISNRSFEDDDKNIPTWKTAAQEGAKIQTQLINKGLLNNAQGKALQLTIATKPAATASLINEGFWGINAVQGRTYKLSFWAKGSYKGGLKARLTNAKGDKVYAETALNAKVGKKWTKYTAELTANANDAKAQFELVANGKGTIVLDVVSLFPPTFKNRENGLRPDLAQLLYNIHPKFVRFPGGCYVEGQESPENAFHWEKTIGPIEERPGHKNVNWRYRTSDGMGFDEYLQLAEDLNAKPLYVVNVGLWHGGMTPVDSIQPWIDECMNALEYANGPVTSKYGALRAKNGHPEPYNIEYLEIGNENNQPDPRQQSDHYYERFKKFKDAVLAKYPKMHLIGNVVAWGDDNPKWESQESVELLDEHYYRNPAWFAENFNKYDNYDRKGSEIYVGEYAVTQGFGNMGSLDAALGEAVYMMGIENNSDIVTMASYAPIFANLNNRMWAPDMIQYTSDKVFGTPSYYVQNVMANNIGTRVLKVNQENPYKYEQTQVKPAICRVGMGTWGTQVSFEDKGYSDENGKALPMTMQELPTDIRGQWKADGSLIKQTSNEESCIRLNPGEITSNGYIYKVRAKKDAGNEGFLIIFNYVDKNNYCWLNLGGWNNTQHGVESIVNGAKSQIATCPGKIETGKWYDIELKVVGDSIYAKLDGKEVFATKLKANTLPGIFSTATLDEKTGEVILKIANTSTEHTTAKINLQGKEIKDGKLIRLSAKNGLEENTIDNPTNIYPVENYVTTEKNGATVEIPASSLNIIRLK; translated from the coding sequence ATGAATAAGAAAAGACAGTTTTTGCTTTCGACTGTGCTCGCCACAACGCTGGCTGCCAACGCCCAAGTAACCATCCATGTAGATGCCTCAAATCCAGGCGTCAAGGTTTCACCTAATTTATATGGTATCTTCTTCGAGGATATCAACCATGCTGCCGATGGCGGTCTCTATGCCGAACTCATCAGCAACCGCTCCTTTGAGGATGATGACAAGAACATCCCTACCTGGAAGACTGCGGCTCAGGAAGGTGCAAAGATCCAGACACAACTCATCAACAAGGGTCTGCTCAACAATGCACAGGGCAAGGCTCTCCAGCTTACCATTGCGACAAAGCCTGCTGCCACAGCCTCTCTCATCAACGAGGGTTTCTGGGGCATCAACGCCGTTCAGGGCAGAACCTATAAGCTCTCTTTCTGGGCAAAGGGTAGCTACAAAGGCGGATTGAAGGCTCGACTCACCAACGCCAAGGGCGACAAGGTGTATGCAGAAACTGCACTTAATGCCAAGGTTGGCAAGAAGTGGACTAAATATACAGCAGAACTCACAGCCAATGCCAACGATGCAAAGGCACAGTTTGAACTCGTAGCCAACGGAAAGGGTACCATCGTTCTGGATGTGGTAAGCCTCTTCCCTCCTACTTTCAAGAATCGCGAGAACGGCTTGCGCCCTGATTTGGCTCAGCTTCTCTATAACATCCATCCTAAGTTCGTCCGCTTCCCAGGCGGTTGCTACGTAGAGGGACAGGAGTCTCCTGAGAATGCATTCCACTGGGAGAAGACCATCGGTCCTATCGAAGAGCGTCCGGGACATAAGAACGTGAACTGGCGTTACCGCACCAGCGACGGTATGGGATTCGATGAGTATCTGCAGTTGGCTGAGGATTTGAACGCCAAGCCTCTCTATGTAGTAAACGTAGGTTTGTGGCACGGCGGCATGACTCCGGTAGATAGCATCCAGCCTTGGATTGACGAGTGCATGAATGCCCTGGAGTATGCCAACGGTCCTGTTACCTCTAAATATGGTGCCCTGCGTGCCAAGAATGGTCATCCGGAACCATACAACATCGAATATCTGGAGATTGGTAATGAGAACAACCAGCCAGACCCTCGCCAGCAGAGCGACCATTACTACGAGCGCTTCAAGAAGTTCAAGGATGCCGTATTGGCGAAATATCCTAAGATGCACCTCATCGGCAACGTGGTAGCCTGGGGCGATGACAACCCTAAGTGGGAAAGCCAGGAGAGCGTGGAACTGCTCGATGAGCACTACTACAGAAACCCAGCCTGGTTTGCCGAGAACTTCAACAAGTATGATAACTACGACCGCAAGGGCAGCGAGATTTATGTAGGCGAATATGCCGTAACCCAGGGCTTCGGCAATATGGGTTCGCTCGATGCAGCACTCGGTGAGGCTGTCTATATGATGGGCATCGAGAACAACTCCGACATCGTGACCATGGCATCCTACGCTCCTATCTTCGCCAACCTCAACAACCGTATGTGGGCACCGGACATGATTCAATATACATCTGATAAGGTATTCGGAACTCCATCTTACTACGTTCAGAACGTGATGGCGAACAACATCGGTACCCGTGTATTGAAGGTGAACCAGGAGAATCCATACAAGTATGAGCAGACCCAGGTGAAGCCAGCCATCTGCCGTGTGGGTATGGGAACATGGGGCACCCAGGTTTCTTTCGAGGACAAGGGCTACAGCGATGAGAACGGCAAGGCACTGCCAATGACGATGCAGGAGTTGCCTACCGATATCCGTGGACAGTGGAAGGCAGACGGCAGCCTCATCAAGCAGACCAGCAACGAGGAAAGCTGCATCCGTCTGAATCCGGGCGAGATTACCAGCAACGGTTATATATATAAGGTACGCGCGAAGAAAGATGCCGGAAACGAAGGTTTCCTCATCATCTTCAACTACGTGGATAAGAACAACTACTGCTGGTTGAACCTTGGTGGCTGGAACAACACCCAGCACGGCGTGGAGTCGATCGTGAATGGTGCCAAGAGCCAGATTGCTACCTGTCCAGGCAAGATTGAAACCGGCAAGTGGTATGATATCGAGCTGAAGGTGGTAGGCGACAGCATCTATGCCAAGTTGGATGGCAAGGAGGTATTCGCCACCAAGTTGAAGGCGAACACCCTTCCTGGTATCTTCTCTACAGCCACCCTCGATGAGAAGACTGGCGAGGTAATCCTGAAGATTGCCAACACCAGCACCGAGCACACCACAGCGAAGATCAATCTTCAGGGCAAGGAGATTAAGGATGGCAAGCTCATTCGCCTTTCTGCCAAAAACGGCTTAGAGGAGAACACCATCGATAATCCTACCAACATCTATCCTGTAGAAAATTACGTAACTACAGAAAAGAATGGTGCCACAGTAGAGATTCCAGCTAGCTCTCTGAACATCATCAGATTGAAGTAA